From Grus americana isolate bGruAme1 chromosome 34 unlocalized genomic scaffold, bGruAme1.mat SUPER_34_unloc_2, whole genome shotgun sequence, the proteins below share one genomic window:
- the LOC129200173 gene encoding adenylate cyclase type 10-like, which translates to MASAWERKLQRSELEKAATFVPRLLAECAPVSRVPIQNIVGVLLFADISGFTALTEKFTQRSGTARGTDELVQTLNYYLCDVLEEMLIFGGDILKFAGDAVLVLWRTRPQELAKTISLVLQCSQQIQAKYGSRDTHMGQKMRLKIGISAGPMSLLLVGDRRQKYFFICGKVLSEVCEAERLANAGEVILSASSWELCEQHRLRTQHLAGKRAVKVMGMVQMSRSECQETLRKLVQHPVSHGLEKEGAVRPAFFRSPPNVEEVPREYVPETALRKFDDRVPLDLFSELRPVTSLLVQLQVAADMDTEALHTILNNASRMMLEVLHPHQGKINKILLFDKGCMFLCVFGLSGEKLLYESIHALQSAIQIFNSCSALLGEKEAVSVAVTSGTVFCGVIGHPGRHEYTVIGQKVNLAARMMVQYPGLVSCDAVTYAASRLPPYCFKELPAREMKGISCPDTIYQYVGIAKRSMFCMGLAKERSEYVPLLGREKELDLFASCLKAYKDLGRRHILAFEGTMGSGKSHLLTELAYLGQAAGHRVVAMELLEVDMRQSFSALGALTARALDLQERESCRARQRELRTKLRGTIEESSYCLLNDVLLVKFPISDKVRKMSETQRKRELRSAWAKVLKKAIGRDFGIFVIDNAQFIDPASWSIMSPVLQNVSFFMVTSLAPGYARTESFCKAAAASRTSQKIIYLHLDELKPSAVVQKVCQDLGVVSIPRDLARFLLQRSSGIPYYCEELLRCLRCKDTLLFRARRRGEKAEDNWESLIIETSALAATSSSSAGNDGRVCIVRPDVNLENTVLPTALKEIALAQLDQMKPLKQTVLKFAAVIGLVFTTQLLSHILPADIRHKMNFLLDMLVSDNILKWLKSTEVPEDVQDATEGPASSLQAGHGAERPSWSKKTVERRSGVLAFCVPLLREAAYELWLERQRVALHRKCAAFLERHAHKCKSCGQGDFVDFHRFAVTGTQDGGSCQGPADQGDSRSWEALVLAGEQMKRDRTHAIEEWFLAKSDQTTQLPSKTDGKHDGACSCKCKAIVESVLVPLARHYMAMGDAARAFYYLVECAAAYLHVSNSYMALMKLNEAEVLRNSVEKKANVIARFDEATFFSLKGEVCCHMGRTKLAKKMIRKALCLLRRHFPRTSVRAFAKSQVEKLPCAAYVARRASSLPQEAWRKRLAWLLRQSCCLSLLERLLSLEGTSSGRTVSRLAACMKANMDKAADSYRQQIPATDRLKTEGWK; encoded by the exons ATGGCTTCTGCCTGGGAGAGGAAACTTCAGCGCTCAGAGCTGGAGAAAGCAGCGACTTTCGTCCCCAGGCTCCTCGCTGAGTGTGCCCCCGTGAGCCGTGTTCCCATTCAGAATATCGTCGGAGTGCTGCTCTTTGCGGATATTTCAG GTTTCACTGCTCTGACAGAGAAATTCACCCAGAGGAGCGGCACAGCCAGAGGCACTGATGAGCTGGTGCAAACCCTCAATTACTACCTGTGTGATGTTTTGGAGG agatgctgatttttggaggAGACATCTTGAAGTTTGCCG gggatgctgtgCTGGTGCTGTGGAGAACACGACCCCAGGAGCTGGCTAAGACCATCAGCCTGGTGCTGCAATGTAGCCAGCAGATCCAGGCGAAGTACGGCAGTCGCGACACGCACATGGGTCAGAAGATGCGACTGAAGATAG GGATCTCTGCAGGGCCCATGAGCCTCCTGCTTGTCGGAGACAGGAGGCAGAAGTACTTCTTTATCTGTGGCAAGGTCCTGTCTGAAGTTTGTGAGGCCGAACGGCTTGCGAATGCAGGTGAAGTTAtcctctcagcctcctcctgGGAGCTCTGCGAGCAGCACCGGCTCAGGACCCAGCATCTTGCAGGCAAAAGAGCCGTGAAG GTTATGGGCATGGTTCAGATGTCTCGGTCAGAATGCCAAGAAACTTTACGCAAGCTCGTACAACACCCGGTGAGCCATGgcttggagaaggaag GTGCCGTGAGGCCTGCTTTCTTCCGCTCTCCTCCTAATGTGGAGGAGGTGCCTAGGGAGTACGTACCAGAAACTGCTCTCCGGAAG TTTGATGACAGAGTGCCGCTGGACCTCTTCTCTGAGCTACGGCCAGTCACCAGCCTCTTGGTCCAACTGCAGGTTGCTGCAGATATGGACACGGAGGCTCTCCACACAATCCTCAACAATGCCAGCAGGATGATGCTAGAAGTCCTCCATCCTCACCAGGGCAAAATCAACAAAATCCTCCTGTTTGATAAA GGCTGCATGTTCCTCTGTGTGTTTGGACTCAGTGGAGAAAAGCTGCTCTACGAGAGTATTCACGCCTTGCAGAGTGCTATTCAGATCTTCAACTCGTGCTCCGCCCTGCTCGGGGAAAAAGA GGCAGTGTCTGTTGCAGTTACCAGCGGGACGGTGTTCTGCGGAGTCATTGGCCACCCTGGCAGGCATGAATACACAG TCATTGGCCAGAAGGTGAATTTGGCAGCCCGGATGATGGTGCAGTACCCTGGGCTGGTGTCCTGTGATGCAGTGACCTACGCCGCCTCTCGGCTGCCCCCTTACTGCTTCAAGGAGCTGCCAGCGAGAGAGATGAAAGGCATTAGCTGTCCTGACACTATCTATCAATACGTGGGGATCGCCAAGAGGAG CATGTTTTGCATGGGTCTTGCCAAGGAGAGGTCAGAGTACGTCCCCTTGCTGG GTCGGGAGAAGGAGCTTGACCTCTTTGCCAGCTGCTTGAAAGCCTATAAGGATTTAGGACGAAGGCACATCCTGGCATTTGAAGGCACGATGGGCTCCGGCAAGAGCCACTTACTTACTGAACTGGCCTATTTAGGCCAGGCTGCTGGCCACAG GGTAGTTGCCATGGAACTGCTGGAGGTCGACATGAGGCAGTCCTTCTCTGCCCTCGGTGCGCTGACAGCCAGGGCCCTGGACCTCCAGGAGCGTGAATCGTGCCGTGCCAGGCAGCGCGAGCTGCGGACAAAGCTCCGAGGGACAATCGAAGAGAGCAGCTATTGCCTCCTCAATGACGTTTTGCTTGTCAAG TTTCCCATTTCAGACAAGGTTCGCAAGATGAGCGAAACTCAAAGAAAAAGGGAATTGCGCTCGGCTTGGGCAAAAGTGCTAAAGAAG gccATCGGAAGAGACTTTGGCATATTTGTCATCGACAACGCCCAGTTCATCGACCCTGCCTCCTGGAGTATCATGTCACCCGTGCTCCAAAACGTCTCCTTCTTCATGGTCACGAGCTTAGCTCCGGGCTACGCGagaacagagagcttttgcaaaGCCGCAGCAGCCAGCAGGACGTCCCAGAAAATCATCTATCTTCATCTGGATGAGCTGAAACCTTCAGCTGTGGTGCAGAAAGTCTGCCAGGACCTTGGAGTGGTCAGCATCCCCAGGGATTTAGCGAG GTTCCTGCTCCAAAGAAGCTCGGGGATCCCATATTACTGCgaggagctgctgcgctgccttCGTTGCAAGGACACGCTCTTGTTCCGCGCCCGGAGGCGGGGTGAAAAAGCAGAGGACAACTGGGAGAGCCTGATCA TCGAGACTTCAGCCCTGGCAGCAACCTCGAGCTCCAGTGCCGGGAATGATGGCAGGGTCTGCATCGTCAGACCAGATGTGAACCTGGAGAACACCGTGCTGCCCACCGCTTTGAAAG AGATTGCGCTGGCTCAGCTGGACCAGATGAAGCCGCTGAAGCAGACGGTTTTGAAGTTTGCAGCTGTCATCGGGCTGGTATTTACCACCCAGCTGCTGTCGCACATCCTTCCCGCTGACATCAGGCACAAGATGAATTTCTTGTTGGACATGCTGGTGAGCGACAACATCCTTAAGTGGCTGAAAAGCACAGAGGTGCCAGAAGATGTCCAAGATGCTACCGAGGGGccagccagctctctgcaggcagggcatg GAGCGGAGAGGCCCTCTTGGAGCAAGAAGACCGTGGAGCGGCGGTCTGGCGTTCTGGCCTTCTGTGTCCCGCTGCTGCGGGAGGCTGCCTACGAGCTGTGGCTCGAGAGACAGCGGGTCGCCTTGCACCGCAAGTGCGCCGCCTTCCTGGAGCGGCACGCGCACAAATGCAAGAGCTGCGGCCAAGGGGACTTTGTTGACTTCCACCGCTTCGCTGTCACCGGCACCCAGGATGGAGGGAGCTGTCAGGGTCCTGCTGACCAGGGTGACTCACGCAGCTGGGAGGCCTTGGTGCTCGCAGGAGAACAGATGAAGAGGGATAGGACCCATGCCATTGAGG AATGGTTTCTGGCAAAGAGCGACCAGACGACTCAGCTGCCCAGCAAGACTGACGGCAAGCACGACGGCGCGTGCTCGTGCAAATGCAAAGCCATCGTGGAATCGGTGCTTGTGCCTTTGGCTCGCCACTACATGGCAATGGGCGATGCTGCCAGGGCCTTTTACTACCTTGTGGAGTGTGCGGCTGCCTACCTGCATGTCTCCAACAGCTACATG GCCCTCATGAAGCTGAACGAAGCGGAGGTCCTGAGGAACTCAGTAGAGAAGAAAGCGAATGTGATAGCCCGCTTTGATGAGGCCACCTTCTTCAGCCTCAAAGGGGAG GTCTGCTGTCATATGGGACGTACGAAGCTGGCAAAGAAAATGATCAGGAAGGCTTTGTGCCTGCTCAGAAGGCACTTCCCCCGGACCTCCGTTCGAGCCTTTGCCAAGTCGCAGGTGGAAAAGTTGCCGTGTGCCGCTTATGTTGCCAGAAGAGCGTCCTCCCTTCCGCAGGAGGCCTG gaggaagaggctaGCCTGGCTGCtgcggcagagctgctgcctttccttACTGGAGCGTCTCTTGAGCCTGGAGGGTACTTCCAGCGGACGGACGGTCTCCCGCCTGGCAGCGTGCATGAAGGCCAACATGGACAAGGCAGCGGACTCCTATCGGCAGCAGATTCCTGCCACAGACAGACTTAAAACAGAAGGGTGGAAATGA